In Magnetovibrio sp., the following are encoded in one genomic region:
- the msrP gene encoding protein-methionine-sulfoxide reductase catalytic subunit MsrP: MLIKTPKSWQLRESDATPQKIYLQRRAFMKGTAAAITGGIAGSVFGRDAFAAWVKGEKLPNLVKSAYTVDAPTTPYESVTEYNNFYEFGTGKDDPFDNAKDFVTKPWTIEIAGEVAKPGVYDVEDLLRPHQMEERIYRHRCVETWSMVVPWAGVALADIIKRLEPTSRAKYVAFETLHDPKRMPGQNRRVLEWPYVEGLRMDEAMNPLTLLATGVYGEVMPPQNGAPVRLVVPWKYGFKGIKSIVRITFTEKEPPTSWNLAASNEYGFYANVNPEVSHPRWSQAKERPIGKFFKEPTLMFNGYADEVAHMYSGMDLAKYF; this comes from the coding sequence TTGCGCGAATCGGACGCCACCCCGCAAAAAATCTACCTCCAACGGCGCGCCTTCATGAAGGGCACCGCCGCCGCGATCACCGGCGGCATCGCCGGCAGCGTGTTCGGCCGCGATGCCTTCGCCGCCTGGGTCAAAGGCGAAAAGCTGCCCAATCTGGTCAAAAGCGCCTACACGGTGGACGCCCCGACCACGCCGTACGAATCGGTCACCGAGTACAACAACTTCTACGAATTCGGCACCGGCAAGGACGACCCGTTCGACAACGCCAAGGATTTCGTCACCAAGCCCTGGACCATCGAAATCGCCGGTGAAGTCGCCAAGCCGGGCGTTTACGACGTCGAAGACCTGCTGCGCCCCCATCAAATGGAAGAGCGCATATACCGCCATCGCTGCGTCGAAACCTGGTCGATGGTGGTGCCGTGGGCGGGCGTCGCGCTGGCCGACATCATCAAGCGCCTGGAGCCCACCTCGCGGGCCAAGTACGTCGCGTTCGAAACCCTGCACGACCCCAAGCGCATGCCCGGCCAAAACCGCCGCGTGCTGGAATGGCCCTACGTCGAAGGCCTGCGCATGGACGAAGCGATGAACCCGCTGACGTTGCTGGCGACCGGCGTTTACGGCGAGGTCATGCCGCCGCAAAACGGCGCGCCGGTACGTCTGGTGGTGCCGTGGAAATACGGCTTCAAGGGCATCAAATCGATCGTGCGCATCACCTTCACCGAAAAAGAACCGCCGACGTCGTGGAATTTGGCGGCGTCCAACGAATACGGCTTTTATGCCAACGTGAACCCCGAGGTTTCCCACCCGCGCTGGTCCCAAGCCAAGGAACGCCCCATCGGCAAATTCTTCAAGGAACCGACCTTGATGTTCAATGGCTACGCCGATGAGGTCGCACACATGTATAGTGGCATGGATTTGGCGAAGTATTTCTGA
- a CDS encoding T3SS effector HopA1 family protein: MARDPLSSVDSYTTFKGWALPVLKAHAGDDMDEKCEALYNECYTRSLHPAVPPKMVLRNRDLFYGMLSLCNGVGNHKVAAQSYGILNVAGCAMEYRRTLTETGIVLSNQALGASDDYLHVYALDDRDETVNWRVAANVVPVDIPEATRRIAQVMDHFANVGHFKATAPADAAKPDSVIVYMLKDGAYAATRDAVLNALAGLNIQETFAPMWDELSPGIAVAAEPPQVEGEGGSSFGTYRCLLTAMAFDYAVQTHAGGQAQNLTPLDFGGEVDIYFARYGVPNNAPHDQYQLVIGNQPQVPAARTAYVSQNQWDAYLRAYALSKGDPADTYIGQGVDNNPVII, encoded by the coding sequence ATGGCCCGCGACCCACTTTCGTCCGTAGATTCGTACACGACCTTCAAAGGATGGGCCTTGCCCGTGCTGAAAGCTCACGCCGGAGATGACATGGATGAGAAATGTGAGGCCTTGTACAATGAGTGCTACACGCGGTCCTTACACCCGGCGGTGCCGCCCAAGATGGTGTTGCGCAACCGCGACCTGTTTTACGGCATGCTGTCGCTGTGCAACGGCGTCGGCAATCACAAAGTCGCCGCGCAAAGCTACGGAATCCTCAACGTCGCCGGGTGTGCGATGGAATATCGCCGCACCCTGACGGAGACGGGTATCGTGCTGTCGAACCAAGCGCTTGGCGCGAGCGACGATTATTTGCATGTCTACGCCCTGGACGACCGCGATGAAACTGTGAATTGGCGGGTGGCGGCGAACGTCGTTCCGGTGGACATCCCCGAGGCGACGCGGCGCATCGCCCAAGTCATGGATCATTTCGCCAATGTTGGGCATTTCAAAGCGACCGCGCCCGCCGACGCGGCGAAACCCGATTCCGTGATTGTCTATATGCTCAAGGACGGCGCCTACGCCGCCACCCGCGACGCCGTGCTCAATGCGCTGGCGGGGTTGAACATTCAAGAAACCTTCGCGCCGATGTGGGACGAATTGTCCCCCGGCATCGCGGTGGCCGCCGAGCCGCCCCAAGTGGAAGGCGAGGGCGGCTCCAGCTTCGGCACCTATCGCTGTCTGTTGACCGCGATGGCGTTCGATTATGCGGTGCAGACTCACGCGGGTGGACAGGCGCAGAATTTAACTCCACTCGATTTCGGCGGTGAGGTCGACATCTATTTCGCCCGCTACGGCGTGCCCAACAACGCGCCGCACGATCAATATCAACTGGTGATCGGCAATCAGCCGCAGGTGCCGGCCGCGCGGACAGCCTATGTGTCGCAAAATCAGTGGGACGCTTACTTGCGGGCCTATGCCTTGAGCAAAGGCGATCCCGCCGACACGTACATCGGTCAGGGCGTGGACAACAACCCGGTGATCATTTAG
- a CDS encoding sulfite oxidase heme-binding subunit YedZ yields MTQTSPSFSIPYRAAWWLVFVALSVPLAWLAGLALTDGLGANPIEAINRYLGDWALRMVLVALAATPLKILFGWRWPVRLRRMVGLWAFAYVALHIVNYVAIDQFFAWGDIWKDIVKRNFITVGMIAFVILSALAATSWNGAIKRMGAKAWLRLHKLVYAAAALGCLHYIWMVKADLLMPMVHTGVLAALLGVRVYARIAK; encoded by the coding sequence ATGACCCAAACGAGCCCTTCGTTTTCGATCCCCTACCGGGCCGCGTGGTGGCTGGTGTTCGTCGCGCTGAGCGTTCCGCTGGCGTGGCTGGCGGGCCTTGCGCTCACCGACGGCTTGGGCGCCAACCCCATTGAGGCGATCAACCGCTACCTCGGCGATTGGGCGTTGCGCATGGTGTTGGTGGCGTTGGCCGCGACGCCGTTGAAGATCCTGTTCGGGTGGCGCTGGCCGGTGCGCTTGCGCCGCATGGTGGGCTTGTGGGCGTTCGCTTACGTGGCGCTGCACATCGTCAACTACGTCGCCATCGACCAGTTCTTCGCCTGGGGCGACATCTGGAAAGACATCGTCAAACGCAACTTCATCACGGTGGGCATGATCGCGTTCGTGATTTTGAGCGCCCTGGCCGCGACGTCGTGGAACGGCGCCATCAAGCGCATGGGCGCGAAGGCGTGGTTGCGTCTGCACAAGCTGGTTTACGCCGCCGCCGCACTGGGCTGCCTGCACTACATCTGGATGGTCAAAGCCGACCTGCTGATGCCGATGGTCCACACCGGCGTGCTGGCCGCGCTGTTGGGCGTGCGTGTGTACGCACGCATCGCTAAATGA